Proteins encoded together in one Pseudomonas arsenicoxydans window:
- a CDS encoding acyl-CoA dehydrogenase C-terminal domain-containing protein codes for MPEYKAPLRDMRFLIDHVFDFHANYAALGATDASPDMVNAILEEGAKFCENVLAPLNRSGDEEGCHFDNGVVTTPTGFKQAFAQYVEGGWHGLAADPAYGGQGLPSSLGLVISEMVGSSNTSWGMYPGLTHGAMSAIHAHGTEEQKSTYLSKLTAGQWTGTMCLTEAHCGTDLGIIKTRAVPAADGSYAISGSKIFISAGEHDMSDNIIHLVLAKLPDAPAGTKGISLFIVPKFLPDAEGEAGERNGVSCGSIEHKMGIKASATCVLNFDEAKGFLIGEPNKGLNCMFTMMNHARLGTGMQGLCLGEASFQGAIKYANDRLQMRSLTGPKAPEKAADPIIVHPDVRRMLLTMKAFNEGNRALTYFTAQLLDAAHLSPDESARQDAEDLLAFLTPICKAFMTDTGLEVTNHGMQVFGGHGFIREWGMEQLVRDCRIAPIYEGTNGIQALDLLGRKVLGSQGKLLRGFTKIVHKFCAANAEHPQLARYVAQLNELNQQWGELTTKVGMAAMKNPDEVGAASVDYLMYSGYIILGYLWLRMALVAQAQLNAGSGDADYCKGKLATSEFYFKRLLPRTAAHRAAIEAGSDCLMKLPAELFAL; via the coding sequence ATGCCCGAGTACAAAGCCCCCTTGCGCGACATGCGCTTTCTGATCGACCACGTCTTCGACTTTCACGCCAACTACGCAGCGCTGGGCGCGACCGACGCCAGCCCGGACATGGTCAATGCGATCCTTGAAGAAGGCGCGAAGTTTTGCGAGAACGTTCTTGCGCCGCTCAATCGCAGCGGCGACGAAGAAGGCTGCCATTTCGACAATGGCGTGGTGACGACGCCTACAGGCTTCAAGCAGGCATTCGCACAGTACGTTGAAGGCGGCTGGCATGGTCTGGCGGCAGATCCTGCGTATGGCGGCCAGGGGCTGCCGAGTTCGCTGGGGCTGGTTATCAGCGAGATGGTCGGCTCCAGCAACACCTCCTGGGGCATGTACCCCGGCCTGACCCACGGCGCGATGTCAGCCATCCACGCCCACGGCACCGAAGAACAGAAAAGCACCTATCTGAGCAAACTCACCGCAGGCCAATGGACCGGCACCATGTGCCTGACCGAAGCCCACTGCGGCACCGACCTGGGCATCATCAAGACCCGGGCGGTGCCCGCGGCCGACGGCAGCTATGCGATCTCGGGCAGCAAGATTTTCATCTCTGCCGGCGAACACGATATGAGCGACAACATCATTCACCTGGTGTTGGCGAAACTGCCGGACGCTCCGGCGGGTACCAAGGGTATTTCGTTGTTTATCGTTCCCAAATTCCTGCCCGATGCCGAGGGTGAAGCGGGCGAGCGCAATGGTGTTTCCTGCGGGTCCATCGAGCACAAAATGGGCATCAAGGCGTCGGCCACGTGCGTGCTGAACTTCGATGAGGCCAAGGGCTTCCTGATCGGTGAGCCGAACAAAGGCCTGAATTGCATGTTCACTATGATGAACCATGCGCGTCTTGGCACCGGGATGCAGGGCTTGTGTCTGGGCGAGGCTAGCTTCCAGGGGGCGATCAAGTACGCCAATGATCGCCTGCAAATGCGTTCGCTCACCGGCCCGAAAGCACCCGAAAAAGCCGCCGACCCGATCATCGTTCATCCCGATGTGCGGCGGATGTTGCTGACCATGAAAGCCTTCAACGAAGGCAACCGCGCACTGACGTACTTCACCGCGCAACTGCTGGACGCGGCGCATCTGAGCCCGGACGAATCCGCACGCCAGGATGCCGAAGACCTGCTGGCGTTCCTCACGCCCATCTGCAAAGCGTTCATGACCGACACGGGGCTGGAGGTGACCAACCACGGCATGCAAGTGTTCGGCGGTCACGGCTTCATTCGCGAATGGGGCATGGAGCAATTGGTTCGCGACTGCCGGATTGCGCCGATCTATGAAGGCACCAACGGCATTCAGGCGCTGGATTTGCTCGGGCGCAAAGTGCTTGGCAGCCAGGGCAAACTGCTGCGCGGCTTCACCAAAATCGTCCACAAGTTCTGCGCAGCGAACGCTGAGCATCCGCAACTGGCCCGCTATGTGGCACAGCTCAACGAGCTGAACCAGCAGTGGGGCGAGTTGACCACCAAGGTCGGCATGGCCGCGATGAAAAACCCGGACGAAGTCGGTGCTGCATCGGTGGATTACCTGATGTACAGCGGTTACATCATCCTCGGCTATCTGTGGCTGCGCATGGCGCTGGTGGCCCAGGCCCAACTCAATGCTGGCAGCGGCGATGCCGATTACTGCAAGGGCAAACTGGCGACCAGCGAGTTTTACTTCAAGCGATTGCTGCCGCGCACCGCCGCTCATCGCGCAGCCATTGAGGCGGGCAGTGATTGCCTGATGAAGCTGCCGGCGGAGTTGTTTGCGCTTTAA